A genomic segment from Clostridium pasteurianum BC1 encodes:
- the leuA gene encoding 2-isopropylmalate synthase, producing the protein MSYSKYKKYPSVDLKNRQWPDNQIEKAPRWCSVDLRDGNQALPVPMNVEEKLRMYKLLIDLGFKEIEVGFPAASNTEYTFLRKLIEDNLIPEDVTVQVLTQSREHLIKKTFEALKGAKNAIVHLYNSTSVLQRKVVFNKSKAEIIDIAVNGAKLLNEYKEKYPETNFSFEYSPESFTGTELDYALEICEAVVDVWKPTAENKVIINLPSTVEMATPNVYADQIEWICKHIKNRENIIISLHTHNDRGTCTASSELGLLAGADRIEGTLFGNGERTGNLDIVTMAMNMYSQGIDPKLDFSNIYNTVKIYEECTNMNVHERHPYAGKLVYTAFSGSHQDAIRKGLKALEEENNSYWEVPYLAIDPHDLGREYEEIIRINSQSGKGGTAYIMESDFGFILPKEMHKEFGSIVKEKSDTSGTELSADQIFELFKDEYLDKKTPYTLKSYETESVQNVEDDKNVLNIHATINVDGVDKNIKGTGNGPVNAFFNALHASNINGCKFISYDQHALDKGSRSKAVSYIQIENNNKRYFGVGVSENTNTSSLKALISAINRCR; encoded by the coding sequence GTGTCTTATTCAAAATATAAAAAATATCCTTCAGTTGATTTGAAAAATCGTCAATGGCCAGATAATCAAATTGAAAAAGCACCTAGATGGTGTAGTGTAGATTTACGTGACGGAAATCAGGCACTGCCAGTACCTATGAATGTTGAAGAAAAACTTAGAATGTATAAGTTACTTATAGATTTAGGCTTTAAAGAAATAGAAGTTGGCTTTCCAGCTGCCTCTAACACAGAATATACCTTCCTCCGTAAATTAATAGAGGATAATCTCATACCAGAGGATGTAACTGTTCAAGTACTTACCCAATCAAGAGAACATCTGATTAAGAAGACTTTTGAAGCTTTAAAGGGCGCAAAAAATGCCATAGTGCATCTCTATAATTCTACTTCTGTACTACAGAGAAAAGTAGTTTTTAATAAGAGTAAAGCGGAAATAATTGATATAGCGGTAAATGGTGCCAAACTTTTAAATGAATATAAAGAAAAATACCCTGAAACCAATTTTTCCTTTGAATATTCCCCTGAAAGCTTCACCGGAACTGAGCTAGACTATGCACTTGAAATATGTGAAGCAGTAGTAGATGTTTGGAAGCCAACAGCAGAAAATAAGGTAATTATAAATTTACCCTCTACAGTAGAAATGGCTACTCCTAATGTATATGCAGATCAGATAGAATGGATTTGTAAACACATTAAAAACAGAGAAAATATTATAATCAGTCTTCATACTCACAATGACAGAGGTACCTGTACAGCCTCCAGTGAGTTAGGTCTTCTTGCTGGAGCAGATAGAATTGAAGGAACATTATTTGGAAATGGGGAGAGAACCGGTAATCTGGATATAGTTACTATGGCCATGAATATGTATTCTCAGGGCATAGATCCCAAATTGGATTTCTCAAATATATATAATACTGTGAAGATATATGAAGAATGTACTAACATGAATGTTCATGAACGTCATCCTTATGCGGGCAAATTAGTTTATACAGCATTCTCAGGTTCCCATCAGGATGCTATAAGAAAAGGTCTTAAAGCTTTGGAAGAAGAAAATAATTCCTATTGGGAAGTTCCTTATCTTGCCATAGATCCTCATGATTTAGGCAGAGAATATGAAGAAATTATTCGTATAAACAGTCAATCCGGCAAAGGCGGTACTGCTTATATTATGGAAAGTGATTTTGGTTTTATATTGCCTAAAGAAATGCACAAAGAATTTGGATCTATTGTTAAAGAAAAATCTGATACTTCTGGTACAGAACTCAGTGCAGATCAAATATTTGAATTATTTAAAGATGAATATTTAGATAAAAAAACACCTTACACTTTAAAAAGTTATGAAACTGAATCAGTGCAAAATGTAGAGGATGATAAAAATGTGCTTAATATTCACGCTACCATAAATGTAGATGGTGTTGATAAAAATATTAAAGGAACAGGTAATGGTCCTGTAAATGCTTTTTTCAATGCACTACATGCTTCCAATATAAATGGATGTAAATTTATTTCCTATGATCAACATGCACTGGATAAGGGTTCCCGCTCTAAAGCAGTATCCTATATTCAAATAGAAAATAATAACAAGAGATATTTTGGAGTTGGCGTATCTGAAAATACAAATACCTCTTCTTTAAAAGCTTTAATTAGTGCTATTAATAGATGTAGATAG
- a CDS encoding heavy-metal-associated domain-containing protein codes for MKKKISIEGMSCGHCVKHVEEALKEIGADAINVSLENKFAEAEVGSIADEKIKAAIEDAGYDVVSIQAV; via the coding sequence ATGAAAAAGAAAATATCAATTGAAGGAATGAGCTGCGGACATTGTGTAAAACATGTAGAGGAGGCTTTAAAGGAAATTGGAGCTGATGCTATAAATGTAAGCTTAGAAAATAAATTTGCTGAAGCAGAAGTAGGAAGTATAGCTGATGAAAAGATAAAAGCTGCCATTGAAGATGCCGGATATGATGTAGTAAGTATACAAGCTGTATAA
- a CDS encoding heavy metal translocating P-type ATPase: MEVSKTLKIEGMTCAACAKAVERVSKKLEGVEEANVNLATEKLNISFDEAKVSIPDIQAAIEKAGYKALIEATNKILKIEGMTCAACVKAVERACKKLDGVLEANVNIATEKLNITFEPSKVRVGDIKKAIEKAGYKALEEETTVDTDREKKEKQIKDIWKRFVISAIFAVPLLIVAMGPMILEWLNIGLPMNISPMMHPKIYGIIELALVLPIIIEGRKYFIIGFRSLIKLSPNMDSLVALGTSAAFLYSLYGVIEEVFLGTGEIQLYFESAGVILTLITLGKYMEAVSKGKTSEAIKKLMGLAPKTATIIRDAKEIEIPIDEVEINDIVIVKPGEKMPVDGEVIEGNTSVDESMLTGESIPVEKNIGDKIIGASINKNGSIKYRVTKVGKDTALSQIIKLVEDAQGSKAPIAKLADIISGYFVPVVMTLAIIASLAWLISGKSGVFSLTIFISVLVIACPCALGLATPTAIMVGTGKGAEYGVLIKSGVALETSHKIQTIVFDKTGTITEGKPKVTDIIVTEGINEKDIIKIAASAEKRSEHPLGEAIVKRAEEDAVELIDVSDFKAIPGHGIEVNVDSKIILLGNKKLMDISGISLAGFEEESDRLAREGKTPMYIASKEKLMGIIAVADIVKENSKKAIEKLHKMGVEVAMITGDNKKTAVAIAKQVGIDRVLSEVLPQDKANEVKKLQAEGKKVAMVGDGINDAPALAQADIGIAIGSGTDVAMESADIVLMRSDLMDVPTAIELSKKTIKNIKENLFWAFGYNILGIPVAMGILYLFGGPLLNPIIAALAMSFSSVSVLTNALRLKRFSPLT; encoded by the coding sequence ATGGAAGTGAGTAAGACTCTAAAAATAGAGGGAATGACCTGCGCTGCCTGTGCAAAGGCTGTAGAGAGGGTTTCAAAAAAACTTGAGGGTGTAGAAGAAGCCAATGTTAATCTTGCTACGGAAAAATTAAATATAAGCTTTGATGAAGCTAAAGTTTCTATACCAGATATTCAGGCGGCAATTGAGAAGGCTGGATATAAGGCATTAATTGAAGCTACAAATAAAATTTTAAAAATAGAGGGAATGACCTGTGCAGCATGTGTAAAGGCAGTTGAGAGAGCTTGTAAAAAATTAGATGGTGTACTTGAGGCAAATGTAAATATCGCTACAGAAAAATTGAATATTACCTTTGAACCATCAAAAGTTAGAGTAGGGGACATTAAAAAGGCAATAGAAAAAGCTGGATATAAGGCCTTAGAAGAAGAAACAACTGTTGATACGGATAGAGAAAAAAAAGAAAAGCAAATAAAGGATATTTGGAAAAGATTTGTCATATCAGCTATATTTGCAGTTCCTCTTTTGATAGTAGCTATGGGACCAATGATACTGGAATGGCTCAATATAGGGCTTCCAATGAATATAAGTCCCATGATGCATCCTAAAATTTATGGGATAATAGAATTAGCTTTAGTATTGCCAATTATAATTGAAGGAAGAAAATATTTTATTATTGGTTTTAGATCACTTATAAAATTAAGTCCTAATATGGATTCGTTGGTTGCACTGGGAACTTCAGCTGCCTTTTTATATAGTCTTTATGGTGTCATTGAAGAAGTATTTTTAGGAACTGGTGAAATTCAATTATATTTTGAATCTGCCGGAGTTATTCTAACACTTATCACACTGGGAAAATACATGGAAGCTGTATCTAAAGGAAAGACTTCCGAAGCCATAAAAAAGCTTATGGGACTTGCACCTAAAACTGCTACTATAATTAGAGATGCAAAAGAAATAGAAATTCCTATAGATGAAGTAGAGATTAATGATATTGTAATAGTTAAACCTGGTGAAAAGATGCCTGTAGATGGAGAAGTGATAGAAGGTAATACTTCTGTAGATGAGTCTATGCTCACAGGGGAGAGTATACCAGTAGAAAAAAATATTGGTGATAAAATCATTGGTGCCAGTATAAATAAAAATGGATCTATAAAATACAGAGTTACTAAGGTAGGTAAGGACACTGCACTTTCACAAATTATTAAATTGGTAGAAGATGCACAGGGTTCAAAAGCACCTATAGCTAAGCTGGCAGATATAATATCTGGATATTTTGTTCCTGTGGTTATGACTCTTGCAATTATAGCTTCTCTGGCATGGCTTATATCTGGTAAGAGTGGTGTGTTTTCTTTAACCATATTTATATCAGTGCTTGTAATAGCTTGTCCTTGTGCTCTTGGTCTAGCTACGCCTACAGCAATAATGGTAGGTACAGGAAAAGGAGCAGAATATGGAGTCTTAATTAAAAGTGGAGTGGCACTGGAAACATCCCACAAGATACAGACTATAGTTTTTGACAAGACGGGAACTATTACAGAAGGAAAGCCTAAAGTTACAGACATAATAGTTACTGAAGGAATAAATGAGAAAGATATAATTAAAATTGCAGCATCGGCAGAAAAAAGGTCTGAACATCCTTTAGGAGAAGCTATTGTAAAAAGAGCAGAGGAAGATGCTGTGGAATTAATAGATGTCAGTGATTTTAAAGCAATACCGGGACATGGCATTGAAGTTAACGTAGATTCCAAGATAATATTACTTGGAAATAAGAAATTAATGGATATCAGCGGCATATCTTTAGCTGGATTTGAAGAAGAATCCGATAGATTGGCTAGAGAAGGTAAAACTCCAATGTATATAGCTTCAAAAGAGAAGCTTATGGGTATTATAGCAGTGGCAGATATTGTTAAGGAAAACAGTAAGAAAGCTATTGAAAAGCTCCATAAGATGGGGGTTGAAGTGGCTATGATTACTGGTGACAACAAAAAGACAGCAGTAGCTATAGCAAAGCAGGTAGGTATAGATAGAGTATTATCAGAAGTTCTACCACAGGATAAGGCAAATGAAGTGAAAAAACTTCAAGCAGAAGGTAAAAAGGTAGCTATGGTTGGAGATGGAATAAATGATGCTCCGGCACTAGCCCAGGCGGATATAGGAATAGCCATTGGCTCAGGAACTGATGTAGCCATGGAATCAGCAGATATTGTGCTTATGAGAAGTGATTTAATGGATGTTCCTACAGCAATTGAACTTAGTAAGAAGACTATAAAAAATATAAAGGAAAATTTATTTTGGGCTTTTGGCTATAATATCTTGGGAATACCGGTAGCTATGGGAATATTATATCTCTTTGGAGGTCCGCTTTTAAATCCAATAATAGCTGCATTGGCAATGAGCTTCAGTTCAGTATCCGTATTGACAAATGCGCTTAGATTAAAGAGATTTAGCCCTTTAACTTAA
- a CDS encoding metal-sensing transcriptional repressor, which produces MNNEKLNAVKALKTSKGQIEGIIKMIEEGRYCIDVSNQIIAAQSLLKKANMLILKQHLNHCVKDAFMHDNGDKKVDEIIDLLGRLMGK; this is translated from the coding sequence ATGAATAATGAAAAATTAAATGCAGTAAAGGCATTAAAGACATCAAAAGGGCAAATAGAAGGAATAATAAAAATGATAGAAGAAGGACGATATTGTATTGATGTATCCAATCAAATCATTGCAGCACAATCTCTTTTAAAGAAGGCAAATATGCTCATATTAAAACAACATTTAAATCATTGTGTAAAGGATGCTTTTATGCATGATAATGGTGATAAAAAGGTTGATGAAATAATAGACCTGCTTGGCAGACTTATGGGAAAATAA
- a CDS encoding response regulator: MENKPYILVVEDDKPIRNFITAAIATQGYRYIETDKGNEAIALSMSNSPDLIILDLGLPDIDGFEVISRIREWSSIPIIIVSARENERQKVEALDKGADDYLTKPFGIGELLARIRVSLRHTGLDKDKNEVINTFKVKNLLVDFQKRRVTLENEEIHLTPIEYKIMSLLCKYSGKVLTHNFIIHEIWGTSVGNETQSLRVFMANLRRKIEKDPAQPEYIYTEVGVGYRLVDE; encoded by the coding sequence ATGGAAAATAAGCCATATATACTTGTAGTTGAGGATGACAAACCAATAAGAAATTTTATAACTGCAGCAATAGCTACTCAAGGATATAGATATATTGAAACTGATAAAGGAAACGAGGCAATTGCACTTTCAATGTCTAATAGCCCTGACCTTATAATATTAGACTTAGGGCTGCCAGATATTGATGGATTTGAAGTTATATCTAGAATAAGAGAGTGGTCCAGTATCCCAATTATAATTGTATCAGCAAGAGAAAATGAGAGACAAAAAGTTGAAGCACTTGATAAGGGAGCAGATGATTATTTAACTAAACCTTTTGGAATAGGAGAACTTCTTGCAAGAATTCGTGTATCTCTAAGGCACACTGGATTAGATAAAGATAAAAATGAAGTGATTAATACTTTTAAGGTGAAGAATCTGCTTGTTGACTTTCAAAAAAGACGTGTAACATTAGAAAATGAAGAAATACATCTTACTCCCATAGAATATAAAATAATGTCATTACTTTGTAAATATTCAGGTAAAGTGCTTACTCACAATTTTATTATCCATGAAATCTGGGGCACATCTGTGGGAAATGAAACTCAATCACTAAGAGTTTTTATGGCAAATCTGAGAAGGAAGATAGAAAAAGACCCTGCTCAGCCTGAATATATATATACTGAGGTTGGAGTAGGATATAGACTTGTGGATGAATAG